The proteins below come from a single Jaculus jaculus isolate mJacJac1 chromosome X, mJacJac1.mat.Y.cur, whole genome shotgun sequence genomic window:
- the Pnma6e gene encoding paraneoplastic antigen Ma6E, with protein MLPSSKSSAVALSILQDWCRWMGVNAQRSVLILGIPDDCEEEEFQEALQAALRPLGRYRVICKVFRRELGAKVALVEFADNVDQRLIPQEIQNNRGPWTVMFLPQVPNVDLQDTPDSPEQPQEQASAAEEGGAAGKGGEEDKEGRAAAEGETSGEEGAVGGEVFSGQEGVLDEENSLDESGSSGSASDDDSETDAESLPDDESGGEPVLDQGTVAIKGAITLPGVKDEVGTLEEKGAAGDMGAAGVMGAEGRPGPSGEARGACEEVTFDEAVGAGAGGQQWCYTLQPILENMPYQELRPFTGMEDPSPGGQFFESWIDHANDMLYLWRHISEGERRRRLMESLGGPALDVLCGLLEEHPDTPAQDCLATLVQVFGNNVTGMTARLNFVTCSQRPQESLSAYVMRLEGLLQMAVDKGAIQPSMMDQMRAQQVLRRSQPNQMLENNLREMSLEGRPPDFVRLLRLIRETEAWAATVAEREQLQVEEGLAARPAMAQAAPVCGEAAAAAAPKAAPDPDGATKAGPGDAKPSSATEEDENASAPAGSGQVGPTEGPGEPESFAHAGEQEVAGLKEEESGNEDEAGEASHLKSSLEK; from the exons ATGCTTCCTTCTTCCAAGTCCTCTGCTGTGGCTCTGTCCATACTGCAGGACTGGTGCAGATGGATGGGTGTGAATGCCCAGCGCTCAGTGCTCATCCTGGGCATCCCTGACGACTGTGAGGAGGAAGAATTCCAGGAGGCCTTGCAGGCTGCCCTAAGGCCCCTGGGCAGGTACCGAGTGATCTGCAAGGTCTTCAGAAGGGAGCTTGGGGCGAAGGTCGCTCTGGTTGAATTCGCTGATAATGTAGACcaacgtttgattccccaagaaatacaaaacaatagGGGGCCCTGGACTGTGATGTTCTTGCCTCAGGTCCCTAATGTTGACTTACAAGATACACCAGATTCCCCTGAACAGCCCCAGGAGCAAGCTTCTGCAGCCGAGGAAGGAGGAGCTgcagggaaaggaggagaggaagataaGGAAGGAAGAGCAGCAGCCGAGGGAGAAACTTCAGGAGAGGAGGGAGCTGTAGGAGGGGAGGTCTTTTCAGGACAGGAGGGAGTCCTAG ATGAAGAAAACTCCCTGGATGAAAGCGGATCGTCTGGATCTGCAAGTGATGACGACTCTGAGACTGATGCAGAATCTCTTCCTGATGACGAGTCTGGTGGTGAACCTGTGCTTGACCAAGGAACTGTGGCTATCAAAGGAGCAATAACTCTTCCAGGGGTTAAAGATGAAGTAGGAACGTTAGAGGAGAAGGGAGCCGCAGGTGACATGGGAGCTGCAGGTGTTATGGGAGCTGAGGGTCGGCCAGGACCTTCAGGTGAAGCAAGAGGTGCATGTGAGGAAGTTACCTTTGATGAGGCAGTAGGAGCAGGAGCTGGCGGCCAGCAGTGGTGCTACACTCTGCAGCCCATACTGGAAAACATGCCCTACCAGGAGCTGAGACCCTTTACGGGAATGGAGGATCCCAGCCCAGGGGGGCAGTTCTTTGAGAGCTGGATAGACCATGCAAACGACATGTTGTACCTGTGGCGCCACATATCTGAGGGGGAGCGGAGGAGGAGGCTGATGGAGAGCTTGGGTGGGCCTGCCCTAGATGTCCTGTGTGGGCTCCTAGAAGAGCATCCAGATACACCTGCACAGGATTGCCTGGCTACACTGGTGCAGGTGTTTGGAAACAACGTTACTGGGATGACTGCTCGGCTCAACTTCGTGACATGCTCCCAGCGCCCTCAGGAGAGCCTCTCTGCCTATGTGATGCGCCTAGAAGGCCTGTTGCAGATGGCTGTGGATAAAGGGGCCATCCAGCCTTCAATGATGGATCAGATGCGGGCCCAGCAGGTGCTTAGGAGGAGCCAGCCCAACCAGATGCTGGAGAACAACCTGAGGGAGATGAGTCTGGAGGGGAGGCCTCCTGACTTTGTGAGGCTGCTCAGGCTCATTCGGGAGACGGAAGCCTGGGCGGCGACGGTGGCTGAAAGGGAGCAGCTGCAGGTGGAGGAAGGGTTGGCTGCACGGCCTGCCATGGCCCAGGCTGCTCCTGTCTGTGGGGAGGCCGCGGCTGCTGCCGCCCCCAAGGCTGCTCCTGACCCCGATGGCGCCACAAAGGCTGGTCCTGGTGATGCCAAGCCCTCCTCTGCCACTGAGGAAGATGAAAATGCATCTGCCCCAGCAGGCTCAGGCCAGGTAGGGCCCACTGAGGGCCCAGGAGAGCCAGAGAGCTTTGCCCATGCAGGAGAgcaggaggtggcagggctcaagGAGGAGGAGTCAGGGAATGAGGATGAGGCAGGGGAGGCAAGTCACCTCAAGTCCTCCCTGGAGAAATAG